From Cecembia calidifontis, one genomic window encodes:
- a CDS encoding RidA family protein codes for MKKILLLFILPFLFSCSNEKTSSTDPQNTYWDAEEKLLSLGIHLPAASQPVANYVNAVKTGNLLFLAGKGPSLPDGTYITGKVGKDLSIEEGKEAARLVGIAQLAVLKAELGDLNKVKRIVKVLGMVNCGPEFTQQPQVINGFSDLMVEVFGEKGKHARSAVGMNALPMDIAVEIELIVEIED; via the coding sequence ATGAAAAAAATCTTGTTGCTCTTCATTCTTCCATTTCTTTTTTCTTGTTCCAACGAAAAAACTTCTTCCACAGATCCCCAAAACACCTATTGGGATGCGGAAGAGAAACTCCTTTCTTTGGGAATTCACCTGCCTGCTGCCAGCCAACCTGTTGCCAATTATGTCAATGCGGTTAAAACCGGGAATTTGCTTTTCTTAGCAGGAAAGGGGCCAAGTCTTCCAGATGGAACTTACATCACCGGCAAAGTAGGCAAAGACCTCAGCATTGAAGAAGGGAAAGAAGCAGCAAGACTTGTAGGAATAGCCCAATTGGCTGTCCTCAAAGCAGAATTAGGGGACCTCAACAAGGTGAAAAGAATCGTAAAAGTATTGGGTATGGTAAATTGCGGTCCCGAATTCACCCAACAGCCTCAGGTCATCAATGGATTTTCGGACCTGATGGTGGAAGTTTTCGGAGAGAAGGGTAAGCATGCCAGGTCTGCTGTAGGAATGAATGCATTACCTATGGATATAGCAGTGGAAATAGAACTTATCGTAGAAATTGAAGATTAA